In Citrus sinensis cultivar Valencia sweet orange chromosome 2, DVS_A1.0, whole genome shotgun sequence, a single genomic region encodes these proteins:
- the LOC102622027 gene encoding LOB domain-containing protein 25: MASSSYSNAPCAACKCLRRKCMPDCVFAPYFPPEEPQKFVNVHKIFGASNVSKLLNEVLPHQREDAVNSLAYEAEARLKDPVYGCVGAISVLQRQVMRLQRELDATNADLIRYACNEMPPQFGARSDTNEQNSGFYFPSQWNNNNDGSHEGGESSSM; this comes from the coding sequence ATGGCTTCTTCAAGCTACTCAAATGCTCCATGTGCCGCCTGCAAGTGCTTAAGGAGAAAATGCATGCCTGATTGTGTTTTTGCTCCATATTTTCCACCTGAAGAGCCTCAAAAGTTTGTGaatgttcacaaaatattTGGTGCAAGCAATGTAAGCAAACTCTTAAACGAAGTTCTGCCTCATCAGAGGGAAGATGCAGTGAACTCTCTAGCTTATGAAGCCGAGGCACGGCTTAAAGATCCAGTGTATGGCTGTGTTGGAGCCATTTCTGTCCTTCAAAGACAAGTCATGAGGCTGCAAAGAGAGTTAGATGCCACAAATGCTGATTTGATCCGTTATGCTTGCAATGAAATGCCACCTCAGTTTGGAGCAAGAAGTGACACTAATGAACAAAATTCAGGGTTTTATTTCCCATCTCaatggaataataataatgatggtaGCCATGAGGGAGGAGAAAGCAGCAGCATGTAA